The DNA region TCTCTAATGCTAGTTGCACTACCAATTGTCTTGCTCCATTGGCTAAGGTTATTAACGACAAATTTGGTATTGTCGAGGGACTTATGACCACAGTCCACTCTATTACTGGTAAATTAAACCCCTGATTAGCTAGTATACTTAATAGTGCATTATTTCTTCTGTTTGACTTTATGGATCATTTATTATAATGTATTGTTATTCAGCAACTCAAAAGACAGTCGATGGTCCTTCGATGAAAGACTGGAGAGGTGGACGAGCTGCTGCTCATAACATCATTCCTAGCAGTACAGGAGCTGCCAAGGTATAATTAACTGCCAAATTGCGTTTCTTATGAAGTGAGATGGAAATCTTGTTTTGTGGAAAAATAAGTTTTTTCCCTAATATACTTAATAGAACTATCTTTGTACATTTCATATACCCTGTATGCTTTATGAACCGGTCCATGCTCCAAAAAGCCTAGCATAATTTACCCTTTTTCTCCCTATATGTAAAATTATACAAACGTATGCGCTTCAGTGGAAATTGAGTACTTACTAACTAGTATATATTTTACATTGGATTATGCAGGCTGTCGGCAAAGTTCTGCCTGCACTGAATGGAAAGTTGACTGGGATGTCTTTTCGTGTTCCAACTGTTGATGTTTCAGTCGTTGATCTTACAGCGAGGCTTCAGAAAGCAGCCACCTATGATGAAATCAAAGCAGCTATCAAGTACTAACCATTTTGAAATTTTGTCCTAATTGAAGATTTTAGTTTATCTTAGGTCCAGAAATTTTGCAAGTAGTTACTTTTCGTGAACTAATTTATTTCTGTACAGGGCTGAGTCTGAGGGTAAAATGAAGGGAATTCTTGGCTACACTGAAGATGATGTTGTCTCATCTGATTTTGTGGGTGATTGCAGGTGATAATCCTATCACATTACTTACCATCTAACAGATCTCTAGACTAGATGCAGCGGGTTCAATAGAACTCACTATATTTAGCTCGTACTGCGTATATATATTTAGCTCGGactatgtatgtgtgtgtgtgagagaaagagagagaaattcACATATATATAAAGAGCAGAACTCACTAGACTCTAAATTCCGGATTTGCTGATACTGTAATATTCTAATATGTTGCATATGTCAGGTCAAGCATCTTTGATGCCAAGGCTGGTATTGCTCTCAATGGGAACTTTGTTAAGGTTGTTTCGTGGTATGACAATGAATGGGGCTACAGGTAAGCGTTTACCAGAGTTTTTACTTTGTATTGGACTAGAAAATATGGTATAAGGTTATTTTGTGACCAAAGGTTATGTAACGCTAGCTGAATCTATTACAGTACTTTTTGTTggaaaagaaaaatctgaaacaTATATAATTCTGAATCCATTGACTTTAGATCCTGTTTGAGACACATCTACCTTTACTGTTTTCATGAAATTTCTAACAACATACTGTATGTACGCTTTTTGTTGTTGCAGTAACCGTGTTATCGACTTGATTCGTCACATGGCGACTGTTGCAtaaagagttttttttttatcaatgGCGGCTGGTTAGACGAATTGAAGAAGCTCTGGAATAATAGAGAAGTAGAGATCAGTTGCAGTATAGTATGCAGAtcccttcttttatttttggagttATATTAGAGAGCTTCTAAGAATTTTTCATGAGGATATTTTTTGTTAGAGTTCAGTAGGAATAAAAGACGAACAAGTGCATTAATCTGCTAatacttttatgttggaaagaTGCAAATTTTGGTACACTGAGATATTCTTTTTGGGTTTCTACATATGCTTTTTTGTGTATGTATGTTTTTCAATTGAATTGCAGTAGTGACTATTTTCCTTTTGCACCATCTTTATTCTCATTGGTTACTTTGTAGCACAAAGTCAAAGAAACAATTCTCAAATTTGAATAACTGGCCTGGTTTGCGGGATGCCAAGAGTACTCCCTCAAGAGGGAGAGGGAGAATTTAGATGAAATAGTTTAACTCgacatgaaatttaaaaaaaataagtaaatttttgaaatttgtggtgtTAAAAATTTAAGGGGTAAAAGAtttgtggggccatgatatttgtgtgattataaaagatttttattaagggtaaaattgataaaatgaagaatttaaaattgaattattttcaaatttaaaaatatattatttattttgaaacatactaaaaaggaaattatttcattgaaacggagggagtagtaacaAACAGACTCAAATCTTCTTCTCCTGCCACTTTCATTACCGTGAATCCTTTTTCCACAGACTTAGGGAAGCTAAATCACTATCTGGACATTATTATGCAAGTACCCAtaccgtttgaccaaaatatgTAGACGtttgattaaactaattaattttatatgaTGAAGGGCTAAACTTAATTAATGATAATAACTTCAGATCTATAATCGATTAACGCAAATAACGCAAGAGCAGTATTGAGAGAAGATTAAATGTGATGTACATTTAATGTTTCAAGATCATTAATGATGgggaatatcaagcaataaataacgataaatggcattaaagtaaataagaaaaatgattcacacaatattgaatgaggtggatgattcttctttctgacaatgataaATGATAGACAAATACTAGAATGTTTGGACCCTTCTTGGATCTAATGGAAAAAGTGTGGAATAGTAGACAATCGAATCTCTTTAGAAATGTAGTGATTGTCTTTTATCTAGAAAGAAAGTCTACTTTTTCAAAGAATGTTCTTATTAGAGAATATTACATATCTATCTCCCaatatctctttttctatttatatgagacatTCCTCATTCAACCCTAAAAGTACAGACACCAAGAATATTCAATAGAATATTCTCCTGAATATTCTATAACAAAAACTAGCTGTTAGCACTGCCTTTGATACTCGATCTCGGCCGTTATTGACTACTTGGTTACGAGCCCCGTTATCTACTAATCAACCTCGACCATATCGCTTTCTACGATACCGCTTCATGCTAAATCCCACTGaggcagattttgacccatacagttagtccctccgcttattgatgTCGACCCTGGGCGACCTTGATGAGCGGACTCTGTCAGTTAGGGTTGAGAAGTTTTATGCGAGTAGGTCGAGTAGTAGCGCTTCGGACGGGAAGGAAACGTGGCCTTTTGTGAGCCACAACCTAGGGTCACGTCGTTTCAGAGTGACATCATGTCATCATACATCATTATTACGCATTTTTCCGATACCCTGTATCGTTTCCCGCGCCTCTACCGTTTCGATTTTTGAGCTGGGCAACTGTGGTTTTCTTCCTCGATATTGATGCCCTAACTCCTATAAATTGGGATACTCGATCCTTCGATTCACTCTTTACTTTCTAAAAATTGGATTTTcatatcttcttcttcctcaatcaGAATCTCTACTTTCTTGACCTTGCTTCATACTCCTGCCTTCACTGATTTCGGTGGTTCCTGCTACTCGACTCTTCTGCGTTTATATTCCCTCTATTCATAAACTAAAATGGTTAATGTGTCTTCCAGTtctgggggtggggtgggggtgggggtatCTGACCCTGTTCGTTTAGCAGTGTGCATACCTCCCCATGACGGTGATGGTGTCATTGCTGCAGAAGATGAAGCCTTTCCTACGGTGGAGGAAATAATTTCCCGTAGCGAGAAGGCTAGAATTGACTTCTCAAAGCTGCCTGAGGATAACCCTGAGGCCGTAGAGACTGAGATGGACGCGGCTGCCCTTACTAATTTCAGGGCGAAGTTCAAAATTCCAGTCCACATCGATCTGGTCCCGACTGGACGCGATGTGATGCAGATTCATCGCCCTGGATATTGTGCGTTCTACGCATATCCATTTTACGTGGGATATTTTTTTCCCATTCTCCCATTGGCAGAGGAATTCTGCCGCAACTACGGCGTCTGCCCGACTCAGCTTTCTCATTATATCTACAAGCTCATCCTCATGCTGACGAAGTACGCAGAATTGGTTGGCCGTGAGGTCTCTCTTCGCCACCTGATGCACCTCTTCGCGCCGAGTTTCCATAGAGGGACGATGTTGCACCTTCGTCACCGTGGAGGCAAAAGCTTGGTAGTAAAGATGGACGATAAATCAAATCGTCGATTCTAGTTTAGTTACTTCTACGTCAAGACTAAGGACGTGGTGGCAAACGCAAATGTATTTCCTGAGACGTGGAATTACGCGCGTAAGTATTTTCACTAAGTGCTCATTTTGCTCGTTCTAGTCGTAGTTTAACAGTTCTGTCTTTTTCTCATTCAGCTGAGACCGAGCCCCTTCCTTTGGTCGCGTATATTCACGAACGGGTTAGCCAGATCTTGCCCCACACAGCGGGGATTCGTGGGTGGCCGGCCTTTTTCCAGAAGTTCGGGCCCAAGCTTTCAGTGACCGGTGAGTTTGTCCGTCCATATAGTGACTTTTGACATATGTCGTCCTGACCTTGTGGTCGCGTTTTTGTCATGACTTTGAGAATCGACGTTCTAATCATTTTTGCAGGCCGAGGGTCTTCGAAGAGGTGGAAAGCTCTTGCTCTGGCATTCCGTAAGAGGAAGGTCGTTTCTGTTCCTATTGCTGCGGTGAGACCTGCTTGGTCGTCGACTACTACGGTGGGTGTTTCCACTTCCCCTCTGCGTCATCTAGTTGACGAGGATGATGAGGAAGGATCGTCGCCGACTGATGATAATCTACTTCCCCGCAAGAGGTGATCCGTCGGTATCGGCGAGGGAAGTGTCCGCGTGGGAAGTTCGGTGATGGATGGCTTTGTCATCAGAGAAATGGTAACCATAGATCTCGGAGTTGATGCCGAGTTGCTGTCCACAATCCCGCCGCCATGGGGGGGCCGAGGGATGTACGTTGCTCCTTGAGGTCGGAACGAGTTTTGAAGGGTCGTCGGCGCGAGTCCCTGACGCCTTACAAGGGGATGAAACATCAACCTCGTTACCAACCGAGGACCCTTCCTCTCGGGTTGATATCAAGAGCAAAAGTATTGTCGAATAGGATTATGAGACGGGCACCTATATGGACACCGGGGAGGTTAGGATGATGGGGGAAGAACTCACCTGGCTTGAGGTGAGGTTGGAAGGGAGCACACGGACTATTGCGATCCCTTTGGACCAGGATCTGTTAGTTGACACGGAGGACGTGGTCCCTTCTCTTGGTCCACTCTGTTCCGATGTGGAGGGTAAGACCCTCGAGAAGCTGAAGGATTCCACTTTGTCGAAGAGCATAGCCGACCTTGCTCTTACGGTATGTTTGGTATTCCGTTTCCatatttgtcttttttttatgTTGATTCGGACTTTGTTCTTACCCGCTCTGGCTTTCTTTTCAGACCGTGATCTTGGAGATTGAAAGTTTCTGCCGAGAGGAGAGGCGTAAGGCTATCTTCCAAAAGATGGAGTGGAAATATAGCGAATATCGTGATAAACACTGTGAGCTTTGCTAGCAACTTGGTTGTAGTAGCAACTTCCGGGCCCTCCGAAACGAGCTAGAGGAGAAGGATGACGAATTGGTGAAGGTCATCAGAAAATGTAGTGAGCTCGAGGGGGCGTTGAAGGACAAAGAGGAGGAGCTCGAGGTGAGTAGGGGGGTTGAGGCCCAATGCACCAACCTTTAGGCCCAAGTGGTCTCGCTGCGTGCCGAGCTGGAGGAGGGTCAACTTTGAGCTGCCGTTTTGAGTGGCGAGGTCGCCGAGAATGTAGCGGATTTGGAGAAGGCAGAGTCGGCCCAGTTATGAGCTGTGTGTAAAGCTGCAGCTTTAGAGGACACGATCCGTGTTATCCGTTCTGAACGGGATTGCGTCATGGAGACGGCTAGGCTCAGAGAGGAACGGCTTGATGAGCGGATTGGGGAGTTAGAAAAAGAGGTTGCAGACCTTAGTGATCGAGGTGTTGCCCTCGAGGCCGAAAAGGCACAGTTATTGGCGCAACCATCCTTATCCCGTACTATTTTTCCTAATGTTCCTCGGGATCTGTATGAGGAATGGATTCATGCCGAGGCCCAGCTGGATATATTCAGGGATCTGATGGGGACGGGAGGTGTTTCGGAAGCCAACTTAGAGAATGCACGTGCTAAGGCACGTGAAGCTCGATTTGCTTATGGCTATGACCCCGCTACACCACAAGCTGGTGATGCTGAGGAAGACGTGGAAGGGATTGAGCAGGATGCCTGGTACGAATATGAGTATCCCGGCGGCGGCGGCGATGGTGGAGAGATGGGTGGAGATGGTGCTGCTGAGTTTGGTAGCACGtagttacttttctttcttttgttgtaATTCTTGTACATACTTTTGCTGGCATCTGTTTTAGTCTTTGTAAGGAATATATTTGTAGTAAGAAATGTCATTTTCGTTGTTTCGTATCTAATTCTATTTCTTTCTGTTCGGGCTTGCAcgcttctttcttttgttttgtcgtTTTAATCATAAAAATTTGGTTTTGGTCATGGTCGGGTATTAGTAGGTGTTAATTTgaacaaggtcgaatgtaacctgtattgagttggttcgagcgaggtcgaatgtgagttaattcgaatgaggtcaaatgtgagttgattcgaacgaggtcgaatgtgagttgattcgaacgaggtcgaatgtgagttaattcgagcaaggttgaatgtgagttgattcgaacgatgtcgaatgtgagttaattcgagcgaggtcgaatgtgagttgattcgagcgaggtcgaatgtgagttaattcgaacaaggtcgaatgtgagttgattcgaacgaggtcgaatgtgagttgattcgaacgaggtcgaatgtgagttgattcgaacaaggtcgaatgtgagttaattcgagcgagtTCGAATATGATTTAATTCAAGTGAGGTCGAATAtgagttgattcgaacgaggtcgaatatgagTTACTTAATTGTGGTCGGGGGCCGGGTAGATATTGAGGCGATGTTGTTCTGGCGAAAAAATGGGCGAACTTCATACATTTTTGTTTTGCTCAtatacttggagaaattta from Nicotiana tabacum cultivar K326 chromosome 24, ASM71507v2, whole genome shotgun sequence includes:
- the LOC107811129 gene encoding glyceraldehyde-3-phosphate dehydrogenase, cytosolic-like, coding for MGKVKIGINGFGRIGRLVARVALQSDDIELVAVNDPFITTDYMTYMFKYDTVHGQWKKHELKVKDEKTLLFGDKPVKVFGARNPEEIPWGEAGAEYVVESTGVFTDKDKAAAHLKGGAKRVVISAPSKDAPMFVMGVNEKEYNGDINIVSNASCTTNCLAPLAKVINDKFGIVEGLMTTVHSITATQKTVDGPSMKDWRGGRAAAHNIIPSSTGAAKAVGKVLPALNGKLTGMSFRVPTVDVSVVDLTARLQKAATYDEIKAAIKAESEGKMKGILGYTEDDVVSSDFVGDCRSSIFDAKAGIALNGNFVKVVSWYDNEWGYSNRVIDLIRHMATVA